From the Bacteroidota bacterium genome, the window ACTTTGAGAAGATCGATGCGCTCGGAGGAGTCATTCCGGCGATAGAAGCGGGCTTTTTCCAGCGTGAAATTGCAGAAGCAGCCTACCGCTACCAGCTTGAATTGGATAGCAAGGAAAAGATCATCGTCGGCGTGAATGAGTTTGTTGAAGAGGATGAGAAGATTGATATCCCGATTTTGCTGATTTCGCCGGAAGTCGAGGTGAAACAGAAGAAGCGTCTTGCGGATCTGCGCCAATCCCGCAACAATGACGATGTTGAACGAACGCTCGCCGAACTGAACCGCACAGCCTCGGATGGTTCGAACCTGATGCCGAAACTGCTGGATTGCACAAGAGCATACGTCAGTCTCGGCGAGATGTGCCAAAGTCTGACCGAAGTGTTTGGTGTGCATGAAGAGATTGCCGTGTTCTAGAGCCTTGACGTGAAGAGGAAGTTGTGAAATCCAAAGTAGCAGTTCTTAAAACAAAGCCCGAAACTGTTCTCGACGATTATCAGCGGCTTGCCGAACTTGCCGGTATGCCGTCTGTTCTCAGTACTGGCGCGACCACCATTCTGAAAGACAATATCTCCTGGCATTTTCCGTTTCCCGGCGCCAACACAACGCCGT encodes:
- a CDS encoding methylmalonyl-CoA mutase, which codes for FEKIDALGGVIPAIEAGFFQREIAEAAYRYQLELDSKEKIIVGVNEFVEEDEKIDIPILLISPEVEVKQKKRLADLRQSRNNDDVERTLAELNRTASDGSNLMPKLLDCTRAYVSLGEMCQSLTEVFGVHEEIAVF